TGCATTGACATGGTAATGGATTAAGGTTGGCTTTTGCAGAAACTTTTTGTAGATTTCACCTCTTTTCCTGCTAGTTCAGGTCCATACGACTCCCGACAATTTGGAACAATTGTTAACCTCTGAAGTATAGAATTGTTAAATTGACTCACCAGGTGCTTTGTAGTTTGTAGGAGAACATGTTTTGTTGATGGATTGATTATGATGCAAGGTAGTCAATAGCATATAGCCACCCAAAATTATGATAAACTCGTCTATGTTCTAATAATCTTGTCATTTGATAATTTGTGTCaagtatatatatgtttatatgtattatACTTTTGGCCCGTTGTAACACTGGCTGTACACTATGGGGCTTTGTTGTAGATTCATTTTTCTCAGTCATTGATTAAGCCTAGTTCCTACAGATGAGAATGACAAtctatttttcttgttcttttcaATTGAAGATTTCAGTCACGGTGCATAATCACTTCAAGTCAATTTCCTTAGACCCATATATTTACATAGATCTTATTATGATGTTAGGATAATGAAGTAGAAAAACAAGGAAAGTAGAAGGACCATAACTAATTTATAGGAACACTATCATACATATGCTTAATTGAAACGGTGAATAAAAATGTCTCATTATTCACTGTCATCAAACTTCTTTTGTTGTGACCTTTCAATTTGCTGCGTCTGTTGTATTATGTATGTTTCTTTCCTTAACAGATAATCCAGAACTGATATATATGATATAGAGAGCAAGTAAATTTTTCCAATCAGTGGTTGTGATATTGGAATTTTGCTTACCTCTCTTGTTGACATTAGGCGATTGGCGGTTTCTTTTGCGGAACTCAACacttggtgaagcttcaagccAAGTTGGAAGACACATTCTAGTGACCTTAAATAAGTAGCCTGAGGACAGGTTTGAGATATTATACATTTATTATGGACTATAAATACATGTTCTTTCCTGATAAAAAGTTTGGCTTAAGATTTCTATTGCCATTTTTGTTGCTTATGAAATAATTAAAGAATGCTTAAGATGGTTTTTTTCAATTGCCACCTCTTGTTATGGGTAAAGCCATAGGTGTTGAGATTTGATCCTTTTGTTTGTGCGCGTGTGTTACAAGATTTATAATCATGAGATATCATTTAAAGTTCTAAGAGTATGGTTGCAGAAAAGTCACTTGGTGAGTATGGCATCAGGTAAAACAACTTTAATATTCTGGATTGTCAGTTGGAATTATGAAATTGAATCATGCTCATTTAAGCATTTCCATCCTTAATCATTTCATTGGAGGTAGAATGAATTTTGTTATATGTTAATATATCTGTATAATGGCATCATAAAACTGATACGTGACAATAAAAGAGGGTAAAAAAAACAGGTAGGTCTCATTATTTGTCTGGTAACAACTTCTATGCACCAATATTTGTGGTGATTAATTCCGATAAAACAAATATTTGTGGTGATTAAACCATTAATATTTCAGAGAAACTATACTCGTTTAAGAAACTAGTGGTTTGTGTCCCATGGATAACAGTGTGTTTATGTGCGGGTCTTCGTGGTCGACAAAGCCTAGTTAAACTCTTCTTGACCTTTGTAATTGATTGGTCATttgtcaaaataaataaataaatattcctTTCAGAGCTCTAGTTGAAGTAAAGGCTAGCATTCTACTAATTTACAGAATAGATTTTGCATAAAGTACATCGATcgttaaaaagaaaaaaggatTCTGGCCTAATCCTACAATATTATCATAACAAATGTTGTCCACAAGAGGGACTCATTATTATGATCATATTTAAAATGtagaataaaatagaataaaGGAATAATTTTTATCACGTGATTTATTTATGTAATTTGAAAACATCATGTATTAATGagagataattaaattaatttacctATCAGTAATGTTTCGTTTGAAATGGTTCAGCATTAAACATTCCTAATTCTGTTGAATGACAGTCAACAATGATCAGCCGTTGCTTCATAGAACATAGTACATTTACCTGGTCACAATTATCCAATGTCTGATTATGAACACAATCCTTCGTCTgtacatttttaaattaatatttcttGATAATTGATTTTCTTTTAAATGGGAATTTGTCAACGTTAgtgaatgaatatatatattttttaaataaatggaatGAAAAGGGAGAGCAAATGGTTGACCAAAACAATTTTTTCCAAAGCTAAATGGAACTTGTACAAATACTCACTGTCACGTCAGCAGTATTTTAGAAGCACATATCTAAAATATACCAAAAATGAGAAcaaaaatgtaaataaaaaaattaaaaatcttagTACATGGGAATGGGATATTCGAATCTTAAATAGTAGACGATTTAGAAAGTTGGATGAATCCAACCTCAGATCCAATATACCATAACGATGCCATGCCAATAAACCCACTTGATAGATTACGACATCACCTGGCCAAAAACGAAAATATATTCGACCGTCGAAAAGTTGAATACAAAATACTATGAAACAAGAAAATGTTTTAAAGTCAATTATACTTGATATTAAATACATAGGACGGTAGCTTAATGAGATAACACCAAATTAATTAGGCCTCGCCCACTACCACACTTCATCCGACTGTTCAATTCTTTTTGGAAGATTTGATACAAATTCAAATCAATAGTAAACATTTATGATTATATTTACATCCTTAATCATATACGTCTCTTTAAATCACTCTATTACATGACTATGTCATTTTAGCCCCTAATatcttttggaaaaaaaaaaaaaagaatttcacCTGTTTATACAAAAGATGAAAATATGCATAATAAAGGAAATTTCTGGGCTTTCATGCTTTGATTTTCAACTCAAACTCCAAGGCTAGTCAACTTGGCCTCGCCGGTATCGGAACTCACGGATCGGAGACTTTGTTGAAATCTGAAGCGAGCCTTGAGGCGATCGCGGAGTGATACATAACGTCATGAAACGACTCCGATTCCTTTGTCAGCATCCGGAGTCGCTTCGCTTTGTCCTCCGTGAAGCAGCCGGGAGAGAACCGTGATCTCTGAGTCTTTGACTCGGAAGTTGACTCAGATCTGAACTCAGCTTTCTCCTTGCGTTCTGTTCCAGCGCCGGTGTCAATGTAGTCCGGCTCCGATGACCAGCCGAATagtggcgtccaccaattggcAGAAGCAGTTTTCCGGCGAGATTGGTCGGAGTTTGAGTCAGGGAAGGCGCGAGCTCCGATCACTGAGGGCCGAAAGTGGAGAAGATTGGTCGCCATTGGAGGGAGCAGAGGGAGATTTTGGAGcttttgttagagagaaaaaaagGTTGAGAGAGAATATGGAAAATGGGGGATGTACAGTTGGGTGGGGGTATTTATGGGTGTTAGGTGGGAAGGGAAAGTGGGAGTAGCAAAAGGATAAGATCAGACACGTGGCGGTTCCATTATAGGAGGGGTAGGCTCTAGTTCTAcgcttttttttttatgacttttTTATTTACCTGTCTCGTTAGGGATGGATAGCGATCAGTAAGTAGTCATATCTGACTAGGATGAACCACCCTTGCCAGCGATTTGACCATAATGCCCTTTGTCTTGCATTCTCAATAATTTGGATTAAGAAATTATTTTCGAAACTAATATGATAATCTTTCACCTTCCACGtcaatatcaaaataaaataagttataaaTGCATTCAATGATAGTTGACTATAAATAAGCTCGTGAAATTATACTTAAAATTAAAAGGGAAAATACATCCTACggcaattaaaaataaaaattgatttaTACAGTAATATAAACTAATTACCAAAATATTGTAAATTTACACCTTGATATATCTTTTTTACTATCAATTATAAATTTACTCttctacttttttttattttattgttttagtaTCGTACacaaaaattctaattaaatacaagatttttcacttttttttttgctCTCCATTAATAttacattttataattaatttgtttacagtcctatttttatttaaattgatataaatgatctttcaattttattatatatattcataactTTTTGTAACATATATTAATAGTAGTAGGAGAGATAGtgataaaaacatattatattattttgaaaatcatagctagtcaaatCTTAATCTAGTCAAAGTTTAAACTTTgttgtaaaaatatattttaaagttaaaaaattagttttgtaaatttttgtaacaatcatgttaaataaatttataaatatttatgtaaatgttagttacaaaaataaactttttgattgtgaaattagttttgcaaactgttgttacaaaaatgtaaaacttatttacaaaattattgtaATTCACTACCCTGTAactgtatttttatataaatatatataacaaagtgttttataaataatgaatatcttaaatttatatttttaagttgtatcaTATAAATTTGATGGATCCTGTAATTTTTTGAAACAATATTGTAAGATAcggaaaagtataatatttttatataaattttggttatgatttcttaactattaattatttttgtaaatgttggttacaaaaatatttttcctAGTTATGAAACTAGATTTGTatactattgttacaaaaataaaaaattagttacgaatttgttcATAAGTTTTATGTACAAaactaatttttgtaaatattatttacaaacatgtaatagatatttacaagtttgtaaacgttgattacaaaaaattatatttaccacttttatttataatttaaaagtcACTCCGTATTTACATTTTTGTCactccgtgtttttatccaaaatatccgtatttttgtaatgcaccatatttttcatattttttttttaacttttagtgtatttttgtagattttccaaattaaaatattattgatccattgtacatattttttACTTCATCCTAGTATACCGTAATCTCATAACCAAGATCCTCTCTCcaatagaaatgcatatgttcaAATTGCTCCACTGCTCCATTGTACAAATTTAATATTCTCACATATTTACTTAGTCATATATCAATCTACTAGGCACATGTACACAAcaagatatatacatatataagttTCTACATTTTGTATTTCATTGTGTATAGTCCCAAGAGGTTCACTGTAAAATCATTAACTAATTGATTTATTCTTAGAAATTCATTATTTTGTTTATGAATGTGAgtaaatttttctttaattatataCCCTTTTTGTTTGATTTCAAGATGTGTAAATTGTGCACAAAATATTTAAGGTAGCCCTAAGAcgttaaattatattaaaaacacAAATAACATCATACCTGCAAGTCAAGTAAAGAGAGCAAGCAAAGAAGCGCACGAGGCGAGTTTCTTGTGACACAAGTAAAACTTAGTCGTAATGCTGCTAGTAAATTCCAAAATAGTAATTATTCAGTTGTGATATAAGCAACCTCGAGTGATTAAGTGGGTAACTTTAAGAATAAAGTGCCATGTAACATGAGGTAACCCATGGTAAATCGTTATACCTAATCACCAAAACTAAACAGACTACCAAGTAACTTGAAGTAACCCAATAGATGATCATGGGTTACTCACCCAACAAAAGTAAGTATTTACTGAGACAATTATCCATAATTAGCTGGCATCAAGTAATTTAATGTGTTAACTATTTTCTTAAAGgggaaaaatatataaaatcagaaagaaaaaaaaaaaaaaagagaataaaaGTAACTGTAAAATATTCGTGTAAATATGTTGTGTTTGTGTCAACATATTTATGACTCACACAATTAAGGTGAACataaacacaaacacaaatacaAACACGAACACAACACAATATATTATTCAATTGTCTATAACCTAAATACGACACATAACGTTTAGTTAGCAAGTTACATGACATAATATGCTTAGCACGTTTAATAAATATGTCATATGACACTTATATGAGATTGACACATTTCCCAGTACGTTATTGAGCGTGTCATATAACACAAATACAAAACTGATACTATTaaacataattatataataagTTATAAAATCTACAACACAAAGCCAACCTCTCTTAACCCCACTAATCTTTATTTTTGAGATTGGaagcaaatatatatttttgatcaATTGAAGATATGTCTGTAAGAGTAACTCCAATGGTGGCTATCCCATtgattgtttaaaatatccaaatcatcccaaaatataattttttattttttctctcttCCACATCATTTTTGGTAACATTTTCCATAAAAAATGATAAATGCTAAGCACCCCAAAATTTGTCAACTATGGTCccacatattattatttattatattattttgcaATTACAAATATTGTCacactaaattttttaaattcatatattaatataaataaatattatacgAAATTTAAATTAGACGAAATTTAAAGGAGCttataaaatgacataatcataattaatcaatctaacataattaaaaaatgttAATTAAAATGATTTACAAATTTTGACCATATGTGCTCTGTCAAGTCCGCATGTAGATTGCGATAAATGTTTCTGTCATGAATTTCTAGACTTTTCCATACTTGGCCTATAATATCTTAAAACCATTTCGGGTTGGTGTATGGAAGGCGTATGAAAGACATATGGTAGTTTGTTGGTATGAAGAATGAAGCTTGTTGGGGTGTCTCAAAATAGCCAAAATTTTGGAAAGGGTAAGAGGACATGAgataattttgagaatttggaaaactttggttaaattattgagaatattgaaaatttggattttgtgGTTAGTAGAGggagtattttgaaaattttgattgaatTAAGTATATTGAAAATTTAGATTTTAGGGGTTGGTACGTGGAAAAtatgatgaattttgaaaaacatgaaaatattgaaattttgaattttggtAGTTGGTATGTGAAgaattttgagaattttgggaatccaATAGTAAGAAAGAAAATTTATGATAGACAATTTTGAAGAAGAAATGGTGAATGGTGTGAAAATTTAATAAGGTTGATGAGTATCTATAGaagaaaataatttatttgaaaaaaaatgcaACGATAATAAAGTTGTTAAGGTAAAAAATATGACTGTTAccttatatctcttctatataataagtgtgtagataacagaaattttttgttttaacggttttttatttttttcggttaattttaatagaatatttttatatttaacagaatattcttatatttaacgttagattataaacatgatttaaacttaaataaatgaataaacaaattaaaataagatatttttgagatattttacaataatagttacttaaaaaaataataaaattatatattttataacttaaataaaatttaattaaactcaaacaaattaaaataatatattttttagatattttacgatgataattatttaaaaaataataaaatcatatattttataacttaaataaaatttaattcaacttaaacttaatattatattaaacatataatatatatacttttattGTCATTgttaaattcaaaaactaaaacaaacataaacttacacaaaaaaaaaacttaataagaatatgatattttaaagatattttatgataatttaaataattaaatcatatttatttaaaaataataaagtcatatatattatttgtttatcttgtatatttgtgtgatagtctattttttatcaagtaattggagctctttttcttcatcaaattcaccaaaggacattgctagatgcattaaaaactaaaaataatagtTGATATATGTATACTACTATCTACACTattatttttcctatttttattttatttctattattaatttctttttaaatattattgtattttatatatatatatgtcatgtagttatgtaaatatatatctatgtcaacttGTATTTAGATGTgatatgaatatttatatatattatagaactataatttattttattatatatattttaaaaaataataaatcaatttttattaaaattataaataatatttataattttacaattaaacaaaggtgtacatatatatatatgtacaattaaaaaaaaaaacactgttAACTAATAGAAGCAACGTTGCTTTAGTATTGTTGCTGGCTCTCCAGTAGCAATTGCTTGTCAGACTATAGTCAACAAGCCACAAGATAAGCAATTGGGGAGTTGCTCTAACTAAATAAAATCAAAAGGCATTCCCCTCTCATTGATTAGATATGGCTAAGTGACAAACTTTATTCATATaaaatagtatttattttaaaaggAAAATAAGAGAAGAGTATTTACTGATATAAGATTTTATTTTTTGTGGGCTGTTATTATACCTAAAG
This genomic interval from Humulus lupulus chromosome 8, drHumLupu1.1, whole genome shotgun sequence contains the following:
- the LOC133796959 gene encoding uncharacterized protein LOC133796959 translates to MATNLLHFRPSVIGARAFPDSNSDQSRRKTASANWWTPLFGWSSEPDYIDTGAGTERKEKAEFRSESTSESKTQRSRFSPGCFTEDKAKRLRMLTKESESFHDVMYHSAIASRLASDFNKVSDP